A genomic region of Desulfosarcina ovata subsp. ovata contains the following coding sequences:
- the hemW gene encoding radical SAM family heme chaperone HemW produces MQNERATDTQAALGTDTAPAGIYIHVPFCRAKCPYCDFYSVTDSDRIPNFVDALLKELKRRRGRVPSADTVYFGGGTPSILTPGQIERILGAVHDAFNMMPDSEVTLEVNPGTVSLDSLHGFRNAGINRLNIGLQSTNDRTLGFLGRIHTAEQARNTYRWARQAGFDNVGLDLIYGIPGQSREAWRAELADVTRLKSEHLSCYTLTLEPGTPLADRVNQGRIPSPDEAVVGDLFVFTCKWLDDHGYRQYEISNFARQDPGKGIDLRSRHNRKYWNFVPYLGFGPAAHSFLDQCRWWNHRNLAAYLADVAAGRLPVAEKERLTRDQQLIEAIYLGLRQTDGIDTVDFRQRFAIDFFDYFRKAMVPLIDGGLIQLASRRVRLTAQGMRLLEHVADVFIQALE; encoded by the coding sequence ATGCAAAATGAACGCGCAACGGATACGCAGGCCGCACTTGGTACAGATACCGCCCCTGCAGGAATTTATATCCATGTGCCGTTCTGCCGGGCCAAATGCCCCTATTGCGATTTCTACTCGGTTACGGACAGCGACCGCATACCGAATTTTGTCGATGCGCTGTTAAAAGAACTGAAACGCCGGCGTGGCCGGGTGCCATCGGCCGATACGGTCTATTTCGGCGGCGGTACCCCGTCAATCCTGACGCCCGGCCAGATCGAACGTATTCTGGGCGCCGTCCATGATGCATTCAATATGATGCCCGATTCGGAAGTGACCCTGGAGGTCAATCCGGGAACGGTCAGTCTGGATTCGTTGCACGGTTTCCGTAACGCCGGCATCAATCGCCTGAACATCGGTCTACAATCCACCAATGACCGGACCCTTGGTTTTCTCGGCCGCATCCATACCGCCGAGCAGGCGCGCAATACCTACCGGTGGGCACGGCAGGCGGGATTCGACAATGTTGGCCTGGACCTGATTTACGGCATTCCCGGCCAGAGCCGGGAAGCATGGCGGGCGGAGCTGGCCGATGTGACCCGCCTTAAAAGTGAGCATCTCTCCTGCTACACCCTGACCCTGGAGCCGGGAACCCCGCTGGCCGACCGCGTGAACCAGGGACGGATCCCTTCTCCGGACGAAGCCGTGGTCGGCGATCTTTTCGTGTTCACGTGCAAATGGCTGGACGACCACGGGTACCGGCAGTACGAGATTTCCAATTTTGCCCGTCAAGATCCGGGGAAGGGAATCGACCTTCGCTCACGCCACAATCGCAAATACTGGAATTTCGTACCTTATCTCGGCTTCGGGCCGGCGGCTCACAGTTTTCTGGATCAGTGTCGGTGGTGGAACCACCGGAATCTTGCGGCTTACCTGGCCGATGTTGCGGCCGGCCGGCTACCGGTGGCGGAGAAGGAGCGCCTGACCCGCGACCAGCAGCTGATCGAAGCCATCTACCTTGGTCTGCGCCAGACCGACGGTATCGATACGGTGGATTTCAGGCAGCGATTCGCAATTGATTTTTTTGATTACTTCAGGAAGGCGATGGTGCCGCTGATCGATGGTGGATTGATCCAGTTGGCATCCAGGCGGGTTCGGCTGACCGCACAGGGGATGCGGTTGTTGGAGCATGTTGCCGATGTTTTCATTCAAGCACTTGAATAA
- a CDS encoding 2-oxoacid:acceptor oxidoreductase family protein — protein MERCRMVFSGSGGQGVITAAIILAEAAVLYDGLEAVQTQAYGAAARGGATRSDVIIADTPINFPKVIQPNVLVCLTQEAYNTFYGIIRPGGMLLTDPRYVKPQLKVDAIQRELPMYETVMERIGKPIVFNICMLGAIVGLTDLVRPESIMKALETRIPAGFLDMNRQALELGLELGKTA, from the coding sequence ATGGAACGATGCAGGATGGTATTTTCAGGCTCCGGCGGGCAGGGGGTGATCACGGCGGCGATTATTTTGGCCGAGGCGGCGGTGCTTTACGACGGGCTGGAGGCGGTCCAGACCCAGGCCTACGGCGCGGCGGCCCGTGGCGGGGCCACGCGCAGCGATGTGATCATCGCCGACACCCCGATCAACTTCCCCAAGGTGATCCAGCCCAACGTGCTGGTCTGCCTGACCCAGGAGGCATACAACACGTTTTACGGCATTATCCGTCCCGGGGGAATGCTGCTCACCGATCCGCGCTATGTGAAGCCCCAGCTCAAGGTGGACGCGATCCAGCGCGAGCTGCCCATGTACGAAACGGTGATGGAGCGGATCGGCAAGCCGATCGTGTTCAACATCTGCATGCTGGGCGCCATCGTGGGCCTGACCGACCTGGTGCGCCCCGAGTCGATCATGAAAGCTTTGGAGACGCGCATCCCGGCCGGCTTTCTGGATATGAACCGGCAGGCTTTGGAGCTGGGGCTGGAATTGGGCAAAACCGCATAA
- a CDS encoding 2-oxoacid:ferredoxin oxidoreductase subunit beta, producing MAVQDYIRQRFFPHMWCPGCGHGIVLNGMIRAVEQLGMSRNEIVMVSGIGCSSRISGYVDFHTLHTIHGRALAFATGVKLSQPELNVIVPMGDGDALAIGGNHFIHAARRNIDITAIVMNNRIYGMTGGQYSPLTGPGMMATTAPYSNIDQGFDIVAMARAAGATFVARTTTYHVQQMAELIREAVLHEGFSVVEIMSQCPTYFGRKNKQGGAVEMMKQMKAMTTPIGSKAKQANPELIERGIFVQVDKPEYCSEYNRIIERAMGGK from the coding sequence ATGGCAGTTCAGGATTACATCCGGCAGCGCTTTTTCCCGCACATGTGGTGCCCTGGCTGCGGCCACGGGATCGTGCTCAACGGGATGATCCGGGCAGTGGAGCAGCTGGGCATGAGCCGCAACGAGATCGTGATGGTTTCGGGCATCGGCTGCTCGTCGCGCATCTCGGGATACGTGGATTTTCACACCCTGCACACGATCCATGGCCGGGCGCTGGCCTTTGCCACGGGGGTGAAATTGAGCCAGCCGGAGCTGAACGTGATCGTGCCCATGGGCGACGGCGATGCCCTGGCCATCGGCGGCAACCACTTCATTCATGCGGCCCGGCGCAACATCGACATTACGGCGATCGTGATGAACAACCGCATCTACGGCATGACCGGCGGTCAGTACTCGCCCCTTACCGGCCCGGGGATGATGGCCACCACGGCACCATACTCGAACATCGACCAGGGGTTCGACATCGTGGCGATGGCCAGGGCGGCCGGGGCGACGTTCGTGGCCCGCACGACCACCTATCACGTGCAGCAGATGGCCGAGCTGATCCGCGAGGCGGTGCTGCACGAGGGCTTTTCGGTGGTGGAGATCATGAGCCAGTGCCCGACCTACTTCGGCCGCAAGAACAAGCAGGGCGGGGCGGTGGAGATGATGAAGCAGATGAAAGCCATGACCACACCCATCGGATCCAAGGCCAAGCAGGCGAACCCGGAGTTGATCGAGCGGGGGATTTTTGTGCAGGTGGACAAGCCCGAGTACTGCAGCGAGTACAACCGGATCATCGAGCGGGCCATGGGAGGAAAATAG
- a CDS encoding 2-oxoacid:acceptor oxidoreductase subunit alpha has protein sequence MTRQVKFIQGNEACVEGALYAGLEFFAGYPITPSTEIAEHLSARLPQKGGKFIQMEDEIASMCAIIGASLTGKKVLTATSGPGFSLKQEALGYAVMAEIPCVIVNVQRGGPSTGVPTHVSQGDVMQARWGTHGDHSIVALTASNHQDVFAMTVEAFNIAETYRTPVVLLFDEVVGHMRERLEIPEAGEIPLVERLRTMVREGVDYHPYLPREDGRLPMSDFGGVHRFNVTGLVHDMWGFPSDNPTIVHGLLRHLVDKIENNAGQMARYKTFYLDDADTVLVSYGSSARSALHVVEGLRSRGHKIGLLELQTLWPFPADVVRETCSPARTTVVVEMNMGQVCQMVKHVVAHPERVFLANRIDGAFITPTDIKQILRLIKGKGV, from the coding sequence ATGACCAGACAAGTCAAATTCATTCAGGGCAACGAGGCCTGCGTGGAAGGGGCCCTGTACGCGGGGCTGGAGTTTTTCGCCGGCTACCCGATCACCCCATCCACGGAGATCGCCGAGCATCTGTCGGCGCGGCTGCCCCAAAAGGGTGGCAAGTTCATCCAGATGGAAGACGAAATCGCCAGCATGTGCGCCATTATCGGGGCGTCGCTGACCGGCAAGAAGGTACTCACGGCCACATCCGGCCCGGGGTTTTCGCTCAAGCAGGAGGCCCTGGGGTATGCGGTGATGGCCGAAATCCCCTGCGTGATCGTCAACGTACAGCGCGGCGGCCCGTCTACGGGGGTACCGACGCATGTCAGCCAGGGGGATGTGATGCAGGCGCGCTGGGGTACCCACGGGGACCACAGCATCGTGGCCCTGACCGCCTCCAACCACCAGGACGTGTTTGCCATGACCGTGGAGGCGTTCAACATCGCCGAGACCTACCGGACGCCGGTGGTGCTGCTGTTCGACGAGGTGGTGGGGCACATGCGCGAGCGGCTGGAGATTCCCGAGGCGGGTGAGATTCCGCTGGTGGAGCGGCTGCGCACGATGGTGCGCGAGGGCGTGGACTACCACCCCTACCTGCCCCGGGAAGACGGACGCCTGCCCATGAGCGATTTTGGCGGGGTACACCGCTTTAACGTCACCGGCCTGGTGCACGACATGTGGGGTTTCCCTTCGGACAACCCCACGATCGTGCACGGCCTGTTGCGCCACCTGGTGGACAAGATCGAGAACAACGCCGGGCAGATGGCGCGTTACAAAACCTTCTACCTGGACGACGCCGACACGGTGCTGGTGAGCTACGGCTCGTCGGCACGCTCGGCCCTGCACGTGGTGGAGGGGCTGCGTTCCCGGGGCCATAAGATCGGCCTGCTGGAACTGCAGACCCTGTGGCCGTTTCCGGCGGATGTGGTGCGCGAGACCTGCAGCCCGGCCCGGACCACGGTGGTGGTGGAGATGAACATGGGCCAGGTGTGCCAGATGGTCAAGCACGTGGTGGCGCACCCCGAGCGGGTGTTTCTGGCCAACCGCATCGACGGGGCGTTTATCACCCCCACGGACATCAAGCAGATACTGCGCCTGATCAAGGGCAAGGGGGTATAA
- a CDS encoding ferredoxin family protein, translating to MSKQKLKSHRINREWCKGCGICVAFCPKKVLELDREDKAVAVRLEDCIACRLCELRCPDLAITVETEDVPVPS from the coding sequence ATGTCAAAGCAAAAACTCAAGTCCCATCGAATCAACCGGGAGTGGTGCAAGGGATGCGGGATCTGCGTGGCCTTCTGCCCGAAGAAGGTGCTGGAGCTGGACCGGGAAGACAAGGCGGTGGCGGTGCGCCTTGAAGACTGCATTGCCTGCCGGCTGTGCGAGCTGCGCTGCCCGGACCTGGCCATCACCGTCGAAACGGAAGATGTTCCGGTTCCATCGTAG
- a CDS encoding TRAP transporter permease: MNTDKKTSNALDLKAVMALQEKRVFPRFANGTDYAVVIAVSLLLAAFQIWTAGFGVLFALKQRIIHISLLGALTFFLRPVSSRFDTDGEGRRKVFLWDRTFAALMLTSMVYLLWNYEAIQSRAGFPEAWDIGFGLVMIVLLLEMTRRVVGLALPIIACCFLLYAFLGPYMPSMIGHRGYDLERIVAQMYLTTEGIFGVPAGVSATFIYMFILYGAFLEKSGGGIFFIKLAYALTGRMLGGPAKASVFASGLMGSISGSAVANTVTTGAFTIPLMKSVGFRPSFAAAVEASASSGGQLMPPIMGAAAFIMAVFTNIPYKFIMVSAAVPAALYYFAIFISIHFRAKRMGLKPGNAEDLPNARELLKKDWQHIFSLVVLVTLLLMDITPLRAAFWGTLTIIVSCGMRKSTRMSLKSVYEALLLASRNTATVGAACACAGIVVGVVTLTGIGLKFATLIEVLANGNIIIALLMTMVASLILGMGLPTSACYIVLAVLAAPVLTNLGFPVLASHLFIFYFGIISAITPPVALAAYAGSGISGSNPFKTAVTALSLDLSAFFIPYWFIFNPELLLGKGLLANIAVIFISAVGVVALSAMTQGYLVRKLNAAERTIAVLVTFSLLMVDLRWRLLGLGVFGALFVYLKFSAARSREEASGRFVSVEE; this comes from the coding sequence ATGAATACGGACAAGAAGACATCCAACGCCCTGGATTTAAAAGCGGTTATGGCGTTGCAGGAAAAACGGGTGTTTCCCCGTTTTGCCAATGGGACCGATTATGCAGTGGTCATTGCCGTTTCCCTGCTGCTGGCGGCATTTCAGATCTGGACAGCCGGTTTCGGGGTGCTTTTTGCACTCAAGCAGCGCATCATTCACATATCCCTTTTGGGCGCGCTGACCTTCTTCCTGCGCCCGGTCAGCAGCCGGTTCGATACGGATGGGGAAGGCCGCCGGAAAGTCTTCCTTTGGGACCGGACTTTTGCCGCGCTGATGCTGACGTCCATGGTGTATCTGTTGTGGAATTACGAGGCCATCCAGAGCCGCGCGGGCTTTCCCGAAGCCTGGGATATCGGTTTCGGGCTGGTCATGATCGTCTTGCTTCTGGAGATGACCCGGCGGGTGGTCGGCCTGGCCTTGCCGATCATCGCCTGCTGCTTTCTGCTCTACGCGTTCCTGGGGCCTTATATGCCCAGCATGATCGGCCACCGGGGATATGACCTGGAGAGAATCGTTGCTCAGATGTACCTGACCACCGAGGGTATCTTCGGTGTACCGGCAGGGGTGTCGGCGACCTTCATATACATGTTCATCCTTTACGGCGCGTTTCTGGAAAAGAGCGGTGGCGGCATCTTCTTTATCAAGCTGGCCTATGCCCTGACCGGTCGCATGCTGGGCGGACCGGCAAAGGCGTCGGTGTTTGCCAGCGGCCTCATGGGCTCCATTTCCGGCAGCGCCGTTGCCAATACCGTGACCACCGGCGCGTTTACCATCCCATTGATGAAAAGCGTCGGTTTCCGGCCGAGCTTTGCCGCGGCCGTCGAAGCCTCGGCTTCGTCAGGTGGTCAGCTCATGCCGCCGATCATGGGGGCTGCGGCCTTTATCATGGCCGTGTTCACCAATATTCCCTACAAGTTCATCATGGTGTCGGCGGCGGTGCCGGCCGCGCTTTACTATTTCGCCATTTTCATTTCGATCCATTTCCGGGCCAAACGCATGGGCCTGAAACCCGGCAATGCCGAGGATCTGCCCAATGCCAGGGAATTGCTGAAGAAAGACTGGCAGCACATCTTTTCACTGGTGGTGCTGGTCACCCTGCTGCTCATGGACATCACGCCGCTCAGGGCGGCATTTTGGGGAACCTTGACCATTATCGTTTCCTGCGGAATGCGCAAATCGACCCGCATGAGCCTGAAGTCCGTTTACGAGGCGCTGCTACTCGCCAGCCGCAACACGGCCACCGTCGGTGCGGCGTGTGCCTGTGCAGGAATCGTTGTGGGGGTGGTCACCCTGACCGGCATCGGTCTTAAGTTCGCCACCCTGATCGAGGTGCTGGCCAATGGCAACATCATCATCGCTCTGTTGATGACCATGGTGGCATCGCTGATCCTGGGGATGGGGCTGCCCACATCGGCCTGTTACATCGTACTGGCCGTACTGGCCGCACCGGTATTGACCAACCTGGGTTTCCCGGTTCTGGCGTCGCATCTGTTCATCTTCTATTTCGGTATAATTTCCGCCATCACGCCGCCCGTGGCCCTGGCGGCCTATGCCGGTTCCGGAATATCCGGATCCAATCCGTTCAAGACCGCGGTGACGGCGCTCTCCTTGGATCTTTCCGCCTTTTTCATTCCGTACTGGTTCATTTTCAATCCGGAACTTCTGTTGGGCAAGGGATTGCTTGCCAACATCGCCGTGATTTTCATATCCGCCGTGGGGGTCGTTGCCCTGTCGGCCATGACCCAGGGGTATCTGGTCAGAAAGTTGAATGCCGCTGAGCGAACCATCGCCGTGCTGGTGACCTTTTCGCTCCTCATGGTCGATCTGAGGTGGCGTCTTCTGGGGCTGGGTGTGTTCGGTGCACTGTTTGTCTATCTGAAATTCTCGGCTGCCAGATCCAGAGAAGAGGCATCGGGACGTTTCGTATCTGTCGAAGAGTGA
- a CDS encoding TAXI family TRAP transporter solute-binding subunit produces MKTRNWALVIVLAVMFTVAGMGDSEAASYKYMTILTGGTGGVYYPLGGGIADVLTKKGISNVSAESTGGSVENCNLVGRGRAEMGFAMAGVCYDAYKGEGKFKERGELPIMAMMSVYPAPMHILVLDKSDIHQLSDLKGAKVSLGAFGSGTENMAKNILETQGITYDDIKTAFLSFSETAMGLRDGVVEAGFMAVAIPASAVLDLGSTRKVRFIPLTDGEIKKTLEAYPYYSEVTIKGSAYNGIGGITGDTAGVGVQNVLVCRRELPEDLVYNMVKTIFESQKKLLDVHQVASQITIENAVKVPIDLHPGAARYFREMGAL; encoded by the coding sequence ATGAAGACCAGGAACTGGGCACTTGTTATTGTTTTGGCAGTTATGTTTACCGTCGCCGGTATGGGCGACAGCGAAGCCGCATCGTATAAATACATGACCATCCTGACCGGCGGAACCGGCGGCGTCTACTACCCGCTGGGCGGCGGCATCGCCGATGTACTGACCAAAAAAGGCATTTCCAATGTTTCCGCCGAGTCCACCGGCGGTTCGGTGGAGAACTGCAACCTGGTCGGCCGCGGTCGTGCCGAGATGGGTTTCGCCATGGCCGGGGTCTGCTACGACGCATACAAAGGCGAGGGTAAGTTCAAGGAGCGGGGCGAACTGCCCATCATGGCCATGATGTCGGTTTATCCCGCGCCCATGCACATCCTGGTTCTGGACAAGTCCGACATCCATCAGTTGTCTGACCTGAAAGGGGCGAAGGTGTCCTTGGGCGCCTTTGGCAGCGGGACGGAGAACATGGCCAAGAATATCCTCGAAACCCAAGGCATCACCTATGATGATATCAAAACGGCCTTCCTGTCGTTTTCGGAAACCGCCATGGGATTACGCGACGGTGTGGTCGAGGCCGGCTTCATGGCGGTGGCCATCCCCGCATCGGCCGTTCTCGATTTGGGATCCACCCGCAAGGTCCGCTTCATTCCGCTGACCGATGGAGAGATCAAAAAAACCCTGGAAGCCTATCCCTACTACTCCGAGGTGACCATCAAGGGGAGCGCCTACAACGGCATTGGTGGCATCACCGGTGATACGGCGGGCGTGGGCGTGCAGAACGTTCTGGTTTGCCGCCGGGAACTGCCCGAGGATCTCGTCTATAATATGGTCAAAACCATTTTCGAAAGCCAGAAGAAACTCCTCGACGTCCATCAGGTGGCCAGCCAGATTACCATTGAGAATGCGGTGAAGGTGCCCATCGACCTGCACCCCGGCGCGGCCAGATACTTTCGGGAGATGGGGGCGTTATAG
- a CDS encoding CoA-transferase subunit beta has translation MQDYTLKEMMAVVAAREIHNGDIIFCGTGISMLAAMAAKNISAPDCVIFFETGAIDSLLEEVPLAVADSRVMYRTALNGGLAEAFGTMQNRFTGKRVVGILGAAQIDRFGNLNSTVLGDYDHPAVRFSGSGGANDVASFVSRTIIFMKHEKRKFVRQLDYLTSPGWLDGPDGRKNAGLSGGGPSAVITDMAVMRFDEQSREMFLAECYPGISVESVQENMGFAVDCSRAVEAQPPTGRELEILRNRCDPQRLILG, from the coding sequence ATGCAAGATTACACATTGAAAGAGATGATGGCGGTGGTGGCGGCCCGGGAAATCCACAATGGGGATATTATTTTCTGTGGTACCGGCATCTCCATGCTGGCGGCCATGGCCGCCAAAAACATCAGCGCACCGGATTGCGTGATTTTTTTTGAAACCGGTGCCATCGACAGTTTGCTGGAAGAGGTGCCGCTGGCAGTGGCAGACTCGCGGGTCATGTACCGCACCGCGCTGAACGGCGGTCTTGCCGAGGCTTTCGGGACCATGCAGAACCGGTTTACCGGAAAGCGTGTGGTAGGCATTCTGGGAGCTGCCCAGATCGACCGCTTCGGCAACCTCAACTCTACCGTCCTGGGTGATTACGACCATCCGGCGGTCCGGTTTTCCGGCAGCGGCGGGGCCAACGATGTGGCTTCCTTCGTCAGCCGGACGATCATCTTCATGAAGCACGAGAAACGAAAGTTTGTCCGTCAGCTGGACTACCTGACCAGCCCCGGATGGCTCGACGGCCCCGACGGACGGAAGAACGCCGGACTGAGCGGTGGCGGTCCCTCGGCCGTTATCACCGATATGGCCGTGATGCGGTTCGATGAACAGAGCCGCGAGATGTTTCTGGCCGAATGCTATCCGGGGATTTCCGTCGAATCGGTCCAGGAGAACATGGGCTTTGCCGTGGACTGCTCACGGGCGGTTGAAGCACAGCCGCCAACCGGGCGTGAACTGGAAATTCTCCGAAACCGCTGCGACCCCCAGCGCCTGATTTTGGGGTAG
- a CDS encoding CoA transferase subunit A: MEKEAGKLLELKEAVARFVFDGAHISIGGFTLNRNPMAAVYEIIRQGRRDLHLYAHSNGQAVDELVGAGCVRRLEIAYGGTGRFAPTCIRFRKAVQAGMIQVEDYSNYQMTLRFMAGAMGVPFLPCRSGLGSDLIHHWGFSEDLRKTESRLPDEKMVVMDNPFGSWGETAKVVLVPAITTDVTIIHVQKADALGNARIAGLSFADVEQAKSAEHLIVTCEELVSTDEMKADPDRNCIPFFCVDAVVHVPHGAYPTACYGYYDYDPAYLKQFADYTRDDPAYETYLQDYILRIDDHESFLEKIGSETLGDIEADPETGYANNLDRR, encoded by the coding sequence TTGGAAAAAGAGGCAGGCAAGCTGCTTGAGCTGAAGGAAGCGGTTGCGCGTTTCGTTTTTGACGGGGCGCACATTTCAATCGGGGGGTTTACCCTCAATCGCAATCCCATGGCGGCGGTTTACGAGATTATCCGCCAGGGCCGCAGGGATTTACACCTGTACGCCCATTCCAATGGCCAGGCGGTCGACGAACTGGTCGGGGCTGGGTGTGTTCGTCGCCTGGAGATCGCCTACGGTGGAACGGGCCGGTTTGCACCCACCTGTATCCGGTTTCGCAAAGCGGTGCAGGCGGGTATGATCCAGGTAGAGGACTACTCCAACTACCAGATGACCCTGCGGTTCATGGCCGGTGCCATGGGGGTTCCCTTTCTTCCCTGTCGCTCGGGCCTGGGATCCGACCTCATTCATCACTGGGGATTCTCCGAAGATTTGCGCAAAACCGAATCTCGGCTTCCGGATGAAAAGATGGTCGTCATGGACAATCCCTTCGGCAGTTGGGGCGAAACCGCCAAGGTGGTTCTCGTGCCGGCCATCACCACGGATGTGACCATCATCCATGTCCAGAAAGCCGATGCTCTGGGCAATGCCCGGATCGCGGGGCTCTCATTTGCCGATGTGGAGCAGGCCAAATCCGCCGAACATCTTATTGTCACCTGTGAGGAACTGGTGTCGACGGATGAGATGAAGGCCGATCCCGACCGCAACTGCATTCCCTTCTTCTGTGTCGATGCGGTGGTGCATGTTCCCCACGGTGCCTATCCGACGGCCTGCTATGGGTATTATGACTACGACCCCGCCTATCTGAAACAGTTTGCTGATTACACCCGGGATGATCCCGCCTATGAGACCTATTTACAGGATTACATTCTGAGGATTGACGATCACGAATCGTTTCTCGAAAAAATCGGCAGTGAAACCCTGGGTGACATCGAGGCCGATCCCGAAACGGGATACGCCAACAACCTGGATAGACGTTGA
- a CDS encoding aminotransferase class V-fold PLP-dependent enzyme, which produces MTEQKRRPQLVADHEALARTFHQPENEQSRNVLTKYMEQILFGLHDFLREHVGITEEIPLKELAAQFSSSTIARTPVKRLADVIAKIIEELAPQAVNVSSPYFIGHMTSAIPFFMVHLSTIVAALNQNPVKLETSKVVSVYERQVLAKVHRLLFNLDETFYETHIQRPESTLGSFVEDGTLANLSALWVARNRLLPATSGSVGAERDGMANALHDRGLRRVTILVSQLGHYSIRKSAGVLGLGYDAVTVIPVDRANRMDLNVLQRTLEEHCRDPETAVMAVIGIAGTTETGAVDPLPAIARICREFGVHFHVDAAWGGPVLLSERYGHLLKGIELADSVTIDGHKQFYLPMSNGMVFFKDPQAMDAVAYHAAYINRPGSVDLGIRSLVGSRAATSLVLGSALDIMGADGYALLIDHGIETARAFAEEINRRSMFELITAPELNILTYRLVPDGLRESKESNETISGESRLRMLNHVNIQIQRLQREAGNSFVSRTTLRRSGQPDTVVLRVVLMNPRTTPKIFNAILDEQESIYLDSIAPSLRLKSLTP; this is translated from the coding sequence ATGACCGAGCAAAAACGTCGCCCCCAACTGGTAGCTGATCACGAGGCACTGGCGCGCACCTTCCACCAGCCGGAAAATGAGCAGTCGCGAAATGTGCTTACCAAATACATGGAGCAGATCCTGTTCGGGCTCCACGATTTTTTGCGGGAACACGTGGGGATTACCGAAGAGATCCCCTTGAAAGAGCTTGCCGCACAGTTCAGCTCCTCGACAATCGCGCGTACGCCGGTGAAAAGACTGGCCGACGTGATCGCCAAAATCATCGAGGAGCTTGCTCCTCAGGCGGTCAATGTTTCATCCCCCTATTTCATTGGCCACATGACATCGGCCATTCCATTTTTCATGGTGCACCTGAGCACCATCGTCGCTGCCCTGAATCAAAATCCGGTAAAGCTGGAAACCTCTAAAGTGGTGAGCGTTTACGAACGCCAGGTCCTGGCCAAGGTGCACCGGTTGCTGTTCAATCTGGACGAGACCTTTTACGAAACACACATCCAAAGGCCCGAAAGCACCCTGGGCTCTTTCGTAGAAGATGGTACGCTGGCCAATCTTTCCGCCCTCTGGGTCGCCCGAAACCGCCTGTTGCCGGCCACATCGGGTAGCGTCGGTGCCGAACGCGACGGGATGGCAAATGCCCTGCACGACCGTGGCCTCCGCAGGGTGACGATACTGGTATCTCAATTGGGGCACTACTCGATCCGTAAATCCGCCGGTGTGTTGGGCCTGGGCTACGACGCCGTGACGGTGATTCCCGTGGACCGTGCCAACCGCATGGATCTGAACGTGCTCCAACGCACCCTCGAGGAGCACTGCCGGGACCCGGAAACCGCAGTCATGGCCGTTATCGGTATTGCCGGCACAACGGAAACCGGCGCTGTGGATCCGTTGCCCGCCATCGCCCGGATCTGCCGCGAGTTCGGCGTTCACTTTCATGTGGATGCGGCCTGGGGCGGGCCCGTGCTGCTGTCAGAACGCTATGGTCACTTGCTCAAGGGTATCGAGCTGGCGGATTCGGTCACCATTGACGGGCACAAACAGTTCTACCTGCCCATGAGCAACGGCATGGTGTTCTTTAAGGACCCCCAGGCCATGGATGCCGTGGCCTACCATGCCGCCTACATCAACCGGCCGGGGTCTGTCGATCTGGGCATCCGCTCCTTGGTGGGCTCGCGTGCCGCGACGTCACTGGTCCTGGGAAGCGCTCTGGACATCATGGGGGCCGATGGATACGCGCTGCTCATCGACCACGGAATCGAAACCGCCCGCGCCTTTGCCGAAGAGATCAACCGCCGTTCCATGTTCGAGTTGATCACCGCGCCGGAACTCAACATTCTGACCTACCGCTTGGTACCCGACGGGCTGCGTGAATCCAAAGAATCAAATGAAACAATCAGCGGAGAGAGCCGCTTGCGCATGTTGAACCACGTTAACATCCAAATTCAGCGATTGCAGCGGGAGGCCGGCAACAGTTTCGTTTCCCGAACTACTTTGCGGCGGTCCGGCCAACCCGACACCGTGGTTCTGCGCGTGGTGCTCATGAACCCCCGCACGACCCCGAAAATTTTCAACGCGATCCTGGACGAACAGGAATCCATTTACCTGGACAGCATTGCGCCATCACTACGATTGAAATCTCTTACCCCATGA